GGGTGTGAGCGCCAGCGATCCGCTGCGGCGCGTCCTCGGGCCTGCGGTCGGCGGTGTGCTCGCCGGGCTGGGCTGGTGGTGGCTGCGGCGGCGCACCGCGGTGCCCGGGCTGTCCGCCTCGATTGCCTCGCACCGGCCGCTGGCCCGCGGCCCGATGGCCGTCGACGCCGGACTGCAGGTGCTGGTGGTCGGGTCCGGGGCATCGCTGGGCCGCGAAGGTGCACCGCGCCAGTTGGCCGCGGTACTGGCCGACGCCGCCACCGCGCGGCTGGATCTGACTGCGCGGGACAAGGAGATCCTGCTGTTCTGCGCCGCCGGTGCCGGGCTGGGCGCGGTGTACAGCGTGCCGTTGGGCGGTGCCCTGTTCACCATCAGCATCCTGGCGCGCAGCTGGCACCCGCGGGTGGTGGGCACCGCATTGATCACCTCGAGCCTCGCGGTGGCCGTCGCCGCCCCGGTCACCCACCTGGAGCACTCACTGCGCTGGCCCGACGCAGGCCTGTCCTACCTGTTCGTCGCCCTGGCCATCCTGATCGCACCGTTGTCCGCCGGTGTCGCGGCAATGTTCCTCCGTGTCACCGCAACCCGCGGCGCACCGCCTGCAGGGCGGTGGCTGGTGCCTGCCATCGCCGGTGCGGGTCTGCTGACCGGCATCTGCTCACTGTGGTGGCCGCAGCTGCCCGGTAACGGGCACAGCATCCTGGTGGTCAGCATCGACACCCAGCTGAGCATCCCCTCCGCGCTGGCGATCCTGTTACTCAAACCCGTTCTGACGGCACTGTTCCTGCGCGCGGGTGCCGTCGGCGGTCTGCTCACACCGGCGCTGGCCACCGGCGCTGCCGCGGGATGCCTTGTGGCACTGCTGATCAACGAGCTCACGCCGATGA
The sequence above is drawn from the Mycolicibacterium neoaurum VKM Ac-1815D genome and encodes:
- a CDS encoding chloride channel protein, which translates into the protein MPPPDARRRGLQFGCAILATGLLAGVAGAATTVALHGIEHLTYHYRFGSLLEGVSASDPLRRVLGPAVGGVLAGLGWWWLRRRTAVPGLSASIASHRPLARGPMAVDAGLQVLVVGSGASLGREGAPRQLAAVLADAATARLDLTARDKEILLFCAAGAGLGAVYSVPLGGALFTISILARSWHPRVVGTALITSSLAVAVAAPVTHLEHSLRWPDAGLSYLFVALAILIAPLSAGVAAMFLRVTATRGAPPAGRWLVPAIAGAGLLTGICSLWWPQLPGNGHSILVVSIDTQLSIPSALAILLLKPVLTALFLRAGAVGGLLTPALATGAAAGCLVALLINELTPMTGVHVNTAALALTCAAGVLAITQRSPVFAAVFVWELAHPPIWLLAVFALAAFTATQVWHRTADRA